TCGCTCCATTTGAACCTGATCCACATCCGCCGCCATTGGAGTGCGGATCGTGCCGGGCGCGATCGCGTTCACGCGAATCTTGTAGGGCGCCATCGTCTTGGCCAGGCTGCGGGTCAAGCCGATCATTCCCGCCTTTGACGTCCCGTAGGGAATAATGGGACTGCCGAGCTTGCCATTGATTGACGCGATATTGACGATTACGCCGCCTCCGCTGTCGGCCATTCGTCGACCGAGCTGCTGACTGAGGAGAAAAGGCGCGCGCAGATTGACGGTCATCGCGCGGTCGAAGTCATCGAGGGTGAGCTCGAAGACCTTTTTCTTTTCGTAGAGGCCCGCGCAATTCACCAGACAGTCGATGCGTTCCTCTGACGCCAGATCATCGATCACGCGTCGCACCTGCGCGATGTCAGCGAGATCGGCGCCAATGAAACGGTCCGGCTGAGGGCGTTGGTCATCACGCCGGGAAGCAGGTCGATCGACGCCGATTACCCGATATCCCGCTTCCTTCATCGACGCGACGATGGCGCGGCCCATTCCGCCGGCGCTGCCGGTCAGGACGAGCGTAGACATGTCTATCTCCCTACTTCCATTATGTGGGACGCTACGTCCTCAATCTTCAGCGCCGACGGCAAACTAAGCAGAATTCCAGATGGATTCAATATCATTGCCGAGACATGTCTTGACAGTCAGCTGTCAAATTTGCAGTTTCGCAGCCAACGCGAGATGATTTTCATCTCATAATATAGGATATCGGGGAGAGTAATGGACTTCGATTGGACCGAGGAAGATCGGGCCTATCGGGCGAGGATCAGGGAGTTCCTGAAAAAGGAGCTGCCCTCGGACTGGGACGAAATTTCCCGTCACGGTCCAGGCTCGCGTGAGCAGACGGAATTCAGTCTTCAGTTCTGCCCGAAGCTCGCGGAAGCCGGACTTCTTGTGCCGCATTGGCCGCAAGAGTGGGGCGGCGGCGATCGCCCGACCTGGGAGCATTTCATCCTCGGCGAAGAGCTGTGGGCGGCCGGGGAGCCGCGCGGCGCGCAGTATATGAATGTGAACTGGATCGGTCCGACGCTCATGCGGTTCGGGACCGAGGAGCAGAAACGGCGCTTCATTCCTGAGATGGTCGCGGGCAAGGCGATCTGGTGTCAGGGGTTTTCAGAACCCAACGCCGGATCGGATCTCGCAAGCCTGCGCACGCGCGCAGAACGTGATGGCGATGACTATGTCATCAATGGAACGAAGATCTGGACGTCCTACGCGGCGATGGCGGAGCACTGCTTCCTTCTTGCGCGCGCTGGCGCCGGTCAGGGCAAAGCCGGAATAGCGATCTTCATCGTCCCGATGTCGACGCCAGGGATCGAGGTGCGCTCGATTCCAAGCCTGATCGGGCATGGCGATATCCACGAAACATTCTTCACTGATGTGCGCGTTCCCGCCGCGGCGCGCCTTGGAGAAGAAGGAGAGGCCTGGTCGATCATCAACTATTCGCTCGCCAATGAACGCGTCGGCATTCCCCGTTATGAGCTTTCAACCCGCGTCTTGAACGACATGGTGTCGGAGTTGAAGCAGCGTGGCGACTTCTCCGATCCTGTCGTGCAGGCGCGGGCGGGATCAGCCGCAGCCGCATGCGAGGCTGCGCGCATGCTGGTGTATCGAACCGTCGACATGAAGGCGCGCGGCGATATCGTTGGCGCTGAAGCAAGCATGGCGCGCGTCGCTGTGATTGAAGCCGATCACGCAGTCACGGACTTCGGGATGGAATTTTTGCCTGACGCCTTCAACGGGCGTAGCCATCCGGCATTCCTGGCTCACCACGAAAGAGCGATTGTCACCGGAATTGCGGCCGGCGCCGCCGAAATTCAGCTCGGCCTCATTGCGCGCCATTGGCTCGATCTTCCCAAGGGCGTTCATTGATGCGCCTCCATCCCAACGATGATCAGGCGATGTTCCTGTCCGCTCTGGATCAGATGATGCAGGGCAAGAGCGCGGCCTGGCGGACTTCGCCGCAATGGGATCGCTATGAATGGTCAGACGCGTTTGATCGCGAGCTGGAAGAGAGCGGATTTCTGGATTGCGCGATCGAGGAAACGCTCGGGCCAGTGGCCGCAGCCGAAATGACGTTCAGACTCGCAACGCTTCCGATTGCGGTCGAGGCCGCCGCGTCGGCGCTGTTGCGGCCAAAATTCGCAGCCGATTTGCCGCGCCCGCTCGCGATCATCGAAAGCGATCATGCGCAGGCCATTCGCTTCCTGCCGGTGGCGCGATCGGTGCTCTCTCTTGGCGGCGACAGCATCATGAGCGCTCTGATCGAGCCTCATGCGGTCGCTTCTGTGGAGAGCCTGTACGCCTTTCCCATGGGGGTTCTGAAGAAAGCGCTCGATTGGCGACCGCTCAACGCTGACCCGGAAGCCGTGCGCGCCCAATGGCGGGTCGCTCTGGCGGCGGAGCTTGCGGGCGCGCTGAAAGGCGCGCTTGCCTCCGTCGTCTCACATGTCCGCGAGAGGCATCAATTTGGCCGGCCGCTTGGCAGCTTCCAGGCCATTCAACATCGCCTCGCCGGCGCCGCGACGAAAGTGGAGGCCAGTTATTGGCTGACTCTGAAAGCGGCGCAAAGCGGCGATTCCATCGACGCCGCGTTGGCGTTGGGTTACGCGCAGGATGCATCGACAAAAGTCGTCTACGATCTGCATCAATTCATGGGTGCAATGGGACTGACGCTTGAACACCCCTTGCATCGCTGGACTTACCGCGCCCGGCTGCTTCGTTCATCGCTTCGAGGCTCAATCAACAATTTAAGAACGGTCGCAGTCGAACGGTGGAGAGCGGCGTGAGCGACTTGCCGTCATATCAAACGGTCATGCTGTCACGACGCGAGAGGTTGCTGACCGTGACCATGAACCGGCCCGGTGTGCTGAACGCTTTTGGCAAGGTCATGCATATCGAGCTTATCGAGGCGCTGCGTTTCGCGATGTCCGATCCCGACTCCGACGTCATTGTGCTGACGGGCGCCGGGCGAGCCTTCTCCGCCGGCGGCGATCTCGAGCGCATGGAAGAGTTTCAGGCCGATCCAAGGGAGTTTGATCGCGAAGCCGCTGACGCCAAGCGCCTTGTGTTCACGTTACTCGACATCGAAAAGCCCGTCATCGCAAGGATCAATGGGCCGGCCGTCGGGCTCGGCGCGACCGTCGCCTTGCTGTGCGACGTCACTTTCATCGCAGACGATGCGAAGATCGGCGATCCCCATGTCAAGGTCGGGCTTGTGGCGGGCGACGGGGGAGCGGTGATCTGGCCGCAACTGATCGGGTTCCCGCGCGCAAAAGAATATCTCATGACGGGAACGCTTCTCACTGGCGCGAAAGCGGCCGAGATCGGCCTTGTGAATTACGCCGTTCCGCATTCCGAACTCGATGCGCATGTGGATGCATTTTGCGAAAAGCTTCTGAGGGGCGCGACAAATGCGATCCGCTGGACCAAGACGACGATAAATCTGGAGCTCAAGCGAATTGCAAACGCTCTGATGGATCCCGGGATCGCCTATGAGGCGATCACCGTGCGCTCGGACGAACATCGCAACGCCGTGAAAGCGATGAAGGAAAATTTAAAGAAGCAAGATTGAAGCGTAGACATTCTGTTGTCGTCGCGAATTGGGAGGATCAAATGCAAAAAAACAGGCGCGAATTTATCGGTGGAGCGCTGGGTATAGCGGCGCTTTCAAACTTCCCGATGCCAGCGATCGGGCAGAGCCGCCCGATCCGTATCGGCTGCATCACCAGCCTCGGAGGCGTCTATGCGCAATTCGGGGAAAATCATGTGCGCGGCATGCAGATGGCCGCGGCGACCATCAATGCCGCCGGCGGCATTCGCGGCCGCAACATCGAGATCGTCGTCCGTGACGATGCGCTGAAGCCGGACACCGCCGTCGCGGCGGCGCGCGAACTGGCCGCCGATGGCATCCGCATCTTCTCCGGTGGATTGGTGAGCGGCGCCGTGCTGGCTCTGAACGGCGTGATGAGCGAACTTGATTCCATTTTCATCAGCGCCGCCGCGCACGGAAACAACCTCACGCATCAGGACTTCGTCCGCAATTATTTCCGCGTGACGGACTATTCGGCCCAGCGCGTTGGCGCAGGCTCTCATCTGATGGCGCAGAAATATCCGACGGCGCGGATCTGGGGTTCAATTGCGCCGGATGCGGAAATCGGGCGCTCGGTGATGGAGGTTTGCAACTTCCGGCTGCCGGAAGCCTACAAGAAGCTGCACAACGCCGAAATCAAGATGACTGAAACGATCTGGGTCAAATTCGGCGCCACGAGCTATCGCAACGAGATCGCGCGGCTCGCTAGCATGGGAATTGATGGCCTGATCGTCGGCGTCGGCGGGGCGGACGAATCTACATTCCTGCAGCAGGCTGGCCAGCTTGGCCTGACTTCGCAGCTCAAGGGCTTCTACACGTCGGGGAGCGAATTTCTCGGCGCAATCGCGTTGAAGAATCGGACGCCCGCGAATTACTGGTCGGGATTCCACTGGTACTACGGCGCCTATCCCGACAATCCCATCACCAAATCGGTCGTCGAGACCTTCCGCGCCAAGGGTTACGGACAGCATCCCGATGGTTTCGTGGGGATGGCGCACAGCGCGGTGCTCGCCGTTGAAGCTGCGATGAAGAAAGGCGCTGGCGAGGCGAGCAAGGAACTCATTCCGGCGCTCGAAGGCCTGACGTTCGATTCAGTGAAAGGGCCTATCACGCTTCGGAAGGAGGACCATCAGGCGATCTGCGACGTGAACTATGCGCAGCTCGGTCCGGCCAACAATGCGGACGGCTGGGAGGTCGTGAGCTTCGCCCGGGTCGACGGCAAAGACTTCGCCGGCCCGCCGACCCCCGGCGTCGCTCTCAAATTCGGATAAGCTGGATTATCCGCCGGCGCGAGATCGCCGGAGGATGATCGCTGTGCGACTGGAACATCTTGATGACCGCGTTGGATGAAAGGCTCGCCGCATTTCGAGGCGGAAAGCGTTATATGAAGATTGATGGGCGCGGCCTGGGTGAAATCGCGCGCGAATTGACGGCCGAAGACCCAGACCGCGTTCTGGTCGTCGATGGGACGCGCGCGTTGACGCGAGCCGAAATGCTGGACGCGGCGCTGCGTCTTGGCGGCGCGATGCAGGCGCAGGGCCTCGCTCGCGGCGCCTCCGTCGCGTTCCAACTGCCGAATTGGTGGGAGGCCTGCGTTGTTAATCTGACAGCGGCGCTCTTCGGCTATCGATTGGCGCCGTTGCTGACGATTTATCGCGCCGCGGAGCTTGGCGTGATGTTGCCTGCATGCGCCGTCGAAGCGATCTTTATTCCCGAGCGGTTTCGCGGTGCGGATTTCCCCGCTTTGATCGCGAGCTTGTCTTATCAGCCGCGCCACATCTTCATTGTGCGCGGCGACGGCTCAAATGCGCACAGCTTCGAGAATCTGATCAAACACGCTCCAGGTGAGCCAGAGCCGGCGTCGGCCGGTGATATGAAGATGGTGCTCTTCACATCGGGAAGCACGGGCCGGCCGAAGGGCGTCATTCATAGCCATGGCGCGGTTGACGTGCTGATCCGCGCGACCGGCGCGTTCTGGGAGACGGGCGAGGGGGATCGCCTTTATATTCCGTCGCCAATCGGCCACATCGGCGGATCGATCTACGCTTTCGAATTTCCCTGGATCACCGGTTGCGTCGCGCTTCTAGCCGAGAGCTGGCAGGCCGATGAGGCGGTGGCGGCGATTGATCAGCATCAGGCGACCTTCATGGCGGGCGCGACTCCCTTCCTGTCGGGTTTGATCGACGCTGCCGAACGCGCCGGCTCCCGCCTGCTGTCTTTGCGTCGATATATCTGTGGCGGCGCCAGCGTGCCGCCCGAACTGGTGCGCCGCGCGCTCAGACAATTTCCGAACGCCACTGTCTCACGCGCTTACGGCTCAACGGAAGTTCCGCTGATTTGCCCGGGCTTGCGCACGCGCGGCGAAGCCGAAGCGCATGCGGATACGGACGGCGAATGCGCGTCCGACATCCAGATTCTGGGCGATCAGGGAACTGAAGCCGCGGAAGGGGCCGCAGGCGAGATCGTGGTGCGCGGGCCGCAGATGTTTCTCGGCTATCTCGATCCGAACGATGACGTCGACGCGTTCACGGAGAACGGCTTCTTTCGCATGGGTGACCTTGGCCGGCGCATCGACGGGCGCTACCTGGAAATCACGGGGCGAAAAAAAGATATCATCATCCGCAAGGGAGAAAATATAAGCCCGCTTGAAATAGAGAATGCTCTCGCGAGGCATGAGGCGGTGAAGCAATCCGCGATTATCGGGATGCCTGATGCATCCCGCGGCGAGATCGTGGTCGCCTTTGTGCTGCCGATCGAAGGGAAGCCTTTCAGCTTTCAGGACATGACGAGCCATCTTGAAGCGCTCGGTCTCGCGAAGCAAAAATTCCCGGAAAGGCTGCATGTCGTGTCGAGCCTGCCGGTCAACTCGATCGGAAAGGTGCAGAAGGCCGAGCTCAGGCAATTGGCCGCCGGCGCTGTGCAAGGCGACAACTGATGGCGTTCTATCTCTACGCTCTTTTCAACGGGCTCGTGCTGGGGCTCTCGATTTTTCTGGTCGCGTCGGGCTTGACCCTTGCGTTCGGCATCATGAAGATTTTCAACTTCGCTCACGGCGCGTTCTTCATGATCGGCGCCTATGCCGCGCATGCGATCACCGGTCAGGAAGCTTCGTCGCTGCCATTGTTCCTTCTTGCAGCGCTTCTGGCGGGGGGCTTGATCGGAAGCATCGGCATCGTCGCCGATCTCGCGATTTTCCGGAGATTGGCGGGCGTGCCGGCGGAATACACCTTGATGGGCGCGTTCGGCATTCTGCTGCTTTGCAACGGCTTGACCAAAGTCGTCTTCGGACAATCCGTCCACGCCGTCTATCCGCCGGAAGCGTTGGGCGGTTTCATAAATGTCGGGCGGCCTTTGCCAATTTATGGCCTCTTCATCATTGGCGCGGGCATTCTCGTCTTTCTCGCGCTCGAGATCGGTCTGAACCGCCTATGGTTTGGAAAGATGATTCTCGCCGTGGCCCGTGATCCATGGATGGCGAACGTTTCCGGACTGAGAGTGCAGCGCCTGAAGCTGATCTCCGTCGCGATCAGCTTTGCTCTGGCCGGGATCGCGGGCGGATTGCTTGTCGCCAACCAGTCGCTGTCTCTCGATCTCGGAAATTCCTATCTGCTTCCCGCTTTCTGCGCGGTCATTGTCGGCGGACTGGGCTCGATCCGGGGCGCTCTTGTTGCGTCCATCATCTTCGGGCTGGCGGAAAGCCTGAATTCGGTCGTTCTTCCGGGAATGCCGGGGATTGCGACTTACGCGTTGTTGATCGTTCTGGTGCTCATTCGTCCGCAAGGCCTTTATCCGGAGCTGTCGCGATGACGCGAGTCCCGGCTTTGGCTCTCGCGGCGCTGTTCCTGGCGTTCGTTTCCGCGCCTTTCTTGGTGCATCCCGGTCTCGTCTTCATTGCGGGATTCGCGATGATCGAGATCGTTTTCGCGCTATCCTGGAATATGCTTTTCTCTTATGCGGGGCTGGTCTCTTTCGGGCACGCGGCTTTCTTCGGCGTTGGCGCTTATGTGGCGGCGGCTGCGCTCCGATACGGCTACCCCGTGAACTTTCTGCTGGTTGTCGTGATATGCGCCGCGCTGGGAGCGATCGCGGCTTTTCTCGTGGCGTTGGTCGTTCTCCGCCGCGCTCACGGCATCCAGTTTTCAGTCTTGACGCTCGCCCTTTCGCAATTGCTGGTCTTGCTCATCGGATATTCCAGCTATTTCGGCCATGATGAGGGACTGTCGGCGATTCCACGCCCGGTCATGAACTTTGGCCTGTTCCTGCTCGATCTGAAAAATCCGATAGCGAATTACTACTTCGTATTCGCGATTTCTCTTATCGCGGTTGGGCTGATGTGGCTGATCGTCCACGGACATATCGGGCGCGCCATGCAGGCCGTCAGACTTGATCCCGAGCGAGCTGCATTTGTCGGCATCGATGTCTGGCGAATCCGCGTGCTGTCATTCGCCATTTCCGGCGCATTCGCAGCCGTCGCCGGCGCATTGCTTCCGCCCTGGGGGCAGATCGTGACGCCTGACTATGTGAACTGGCTGCATTCGGCGCAACCGATCTTTGCGACGCTGCTCGGAGGAGTGGGATTCTTCTGGGGGCCCGTCGTCGGTATCATTGGTCTCAGCGCGCTGAACTATTTCACGCGCACCTTTGTCGGCGTTTCGGAAATGCTGGTTGGCGCAAGCTTGCTGCTTGTTGTGCTGCTCGCGCCTCAGGGCGTTCTCGGTGCGATCCGAAGCCTGGCGCGCGCTCGACCCCAAACTGCTTCAGGAGAACAACGGTGATCCTCGACGCCCAGGGCATCGAGATGAGTTATGGCGCGCTCAAGGTGCTCCATGGCGTCAGTCTGCAGGTCGTCGAACGAGAGACCTTTGCGATCATCGGGCCGAACGGAGCGGGAAAGACGACGCTGTTCAAAGTCCTGACCGGCGAGCGTCCGCCCAGCGCCGGCATAATCAAATTTCGCGGCGAAGACGTCACGAGCCTCCCCGCGCACAAACGAGCCCAGAAAGGATTCGGGCGGACATTTCAGGTCTCGCGCATCTTCAACGAAGTCGATCTCAAGACAAATGTGCTGATTGCGATCGAATCCCGAATTCGTTCCGCTGGAGCGAATCCTGCGCCTTGGTGGCGCTGGACGCCCGCCGATACGGTGCGCATTGAGGCGGAAGAGATTCTGGAACGGTTTGGATTCGCACGGAGCCGCTGGAGCGATGAGGCGCAATATCTCTCGCATGGAGATCGTAAACGTCTCGAATTCTGCGTCACGCTTGCGACGCGGCCGGAAATCCTGATGCTCGACGAACCGACCGCCGGGATGTCGCCATCTGATCGAAAAGTTATGACGCAGCTTCTGGCGAAGTTGAAGTCCGAAACCGGCGTGACGATCGTGATGACCGAGCACGACATGGACATCATATTCGAACTCGCTGATCGGCTTATGGTCTTGAATTACGGTGAAGTGATCGCGGTTGGCGATCCAATTCCGGTGCGCGAAGATCCGACGGTGCGGCGCGTTTATCTCGGCCGCGGACATGGCCATGCTTGAAGTTCAGCGGCTGGACGCCTTCTATGGCAAGGCGCATATTCTTCACGGTCTGGCGCTGACATTGGCGGCGCGCGAGCGGGTTTCGGTCCTTGGACGAAACGGGGCTGGAAAATCGACGTTACTGAAGAGCCTGATGAATGCCGGGCCCATCGTAAATGGCGGCGTCAAGCTCGATGGCAAGGAGCTGGACGACATCAGCGCCAGTGATCGCGTGCGGCTCGGCATGTCGCTGGTGCCCGAGGATCGCCGGATATTCACGCATATCACGGTGGCTGAGAACATTCGCCTGGCGCAGATCGGGACCGAACGCGCCAGCGGTCTGCCGACCATCGACGAAGTCGTAGCGAAATTTCCGCTGCTGAGGGACCTTCTCAACCGGCCGGGCGGCCAGCTTTCCGGAGGTCAACAGCAGGTTCTTGCGGTGGCGCGTTCGATCGCAGCGCGGCCGCGTCTGATGCTTCTCGATGAACCAACCGAAGGTCTGGCGCCCGTCATCGTCGAAGACCTTGCTGAGAAAATTGTCGAAGCTTGTGACGCCTATGGAATCGCGCTTCTCCTTGTCGAACAGAGCGTTTGGTTCGCCCGGCAATGCACCTCGCGCGTGATGGTGTTGGACTCAGGCGCGTTGGTATTCTCCGGAAGTTGGGACGACTTCGACGCCTCGGCGTCGTTGCTTGAACGCTATCTGGCGATCTAGCGCGCACGCGCCTCGATATGTGTCCATGCTGCAGGATGCGTAACGTGAAGCAGGCGCTTGCCGCCGTGCAAAGATACTCCTTAGGACGGGATCAGTTTGCCTTTTGCGGCTTTGAGCAGAAGCCTCTTCCAAATCAAGATCTTTTCGCTTGAAACGATAGACTGGTGTGCGGCGATGCTCAACGCCAGCATCGTCGACCCTCTGGATCCGGGGATTGCGACGCCAAGTCCAAAGATGCCTTCGGCGACATGGCCCCAGCTTTCGGCAAATCCGGTTTCTCTTGTTTTCTTGACCAAGTCGCGCAGAATCGTCACGGTGGCGCTCGAATAGAGGGGTATATAAGGCTCGATCAAATCGATCGTATGCTCGCATTCTTCTTCCGCCAGGGAGGCGAGAATAGCGAGCGCTCCCGCCCCCAGTCCCAAAGGTCGGCGTTGACCCACCTCGACTGGCAACACGCGTACAACAGATGAGCCCGCGGCTGTGTCGAGGCAAACCGATTCGTTGCCGCTGCGGCCGATCAGATAGGTGGTGGCGCCTGTCTGGGTAGCGACTTCCTCCACGACGCGTCGCCATTTGAGAATGGCGTTCTGCAGAGGCTTCGCCGCCAATCCAAGCTCGAGCGTGAGATCTCCGATCGAATAATTGTGCGCGTCATCGCTCTGTGACGCGAGATTCTCCTGCACGAGGCACTGGAGAATCCGATGCGCAGTCGATCGCGACAAGCGCAGAGCCTCGCTGATGTCGCGTAATGTCGGACCCGGTCGAGGGTTAGCGGCGATATATCGAAGGACCGCAGCGGCCCGTTGGATCGCCTGCGCCCCATCGACCTTCTTTTCCTCTTTGCTCAATGTCTGACTTTCATCGCTGCACGGACGGCGCTTGGAAATTCATATATCCGCTCCTCGCCGCTTCAAAGTAGAAAGTCAGGCGGTGAGTGAAAATAGCCCTGCCGCCACGGAACAATCATTATTTTGGGTTCAAATCCCGCCGTTCATATGGCGACAGAGTCAAAAGCGACGAGTTGGAGAAGAGCGTTTCTCTTATCGTCACTTCGCGATCAAGCGCGGCGCAAGGTTTTCAAACGCGTCTTCGACGAGACCGACATGATGAAGCATCGCCGCATGCGCTTGACCTGCGTCGCCTCGAAGCACGGCCGACACCACAGCTCCGTGCTCTGCATGCGATAATGCCAGACGGCCTTGCGCACGGAATTGGGCGTGGCGGAAAGGCAGCAGGCGCCGCCGCAGTTTCAGCGCAATATCGGCCATGACGCTGTTGTGCGCGCCAGCATAGAGCGCCGCATGAAAAACGTCGTTTGCTTCGGAGTAGGCTTTCTGATTCTCCTCCCTGGCCATTTCTCCCATTTGATCATGAAGCGCTTGCAGCCGCCGGCGCTCGAGCGGCGTCATCGTGAGCGCGGCAAGACGCGCGCAGGTCGCTTCGATCTCCGCCATCGCGACAAACATCTCATCGAGTTGTTGGGATGTGATGCGGGTCACGGTCGCGCCGCGCCGCGGCTGGATCTCGATCAGGCCGCTTGACGCCAGTTCGCGCAGCGCCTCGCGCACCGGCGTTCGCGACACGCCAAAACGCGCTGCGATCGAATGCTCGTCGAGCCTAAGCCCTGGCGCGAATTCGCCGGTGACGATGGCGTCGGCGATTTCGGCGGCGAGCCGTTCGGCGCGCGTCTGTCGTTCCGGCTCGACCATATGCTTCCCGTCTCGCTCCTTAGCTGATCCGGCCGCCTTGCGGCGCCCATCTGCTGGGCGTCGGGGAGTGAAAATTTCGGCGCCGGCGCCGCACATTCATGCATGCAATTATGACGAATTGTATGCATGATTGGAATATCACATGCAATTGCGGAGTTGACGATGGATCGCCGCAAATTTCTCCAGTCGGCTTCCGCGACGATGTCGGGGACGCTCGCTGCGCCCTTCGTCCTCTCGCCCGCCAGGGCGCAGGCCCGGGCTGAAACGCTGCTGATCGTTTCCGAGAGCGGCCCCAATAACCTCGACATTCATGGCGTCGGCACGAATGTGCCGGGCTATGAGGCGTCTTGGAACTGTTACGACAGGCTCATCAGCCACGAGATGAAGACGGGCGCGAACGGCGCGCCTTATTATGATCGCGACAAGTTCAAACCCGAACTCGCCGAGGACATGAATGTCGGCGACATGTCGGTCACGTTCAAACTGAAGAAGAGCGCCACGTTCCACGACGGAACGCCGGTGACTGCGAAAGACGTGAAATGGTCGCTTGATCGCGCGGTGGAGGTTGGCGGATTTCCGACATTCCAGATGAGGGCGGGATCGCTGGAGAAGCCGGAGCAGTTTGTCGTCGTTGACGATCATACAGTCCGGGTCGATTTCCTGCGCAAGGACAGGCTTACGATTCCGGATCTCGCCGTGATTGTCCCATGCGTGGTGAATTCCGAGCTGGTGAAGAAACACGTCACCGCGAACGATCCCTGGGGCCTTGAATACACCAAGCAGAACACGGCTGGCTCCGGCGCCTACAAGGTGTCGAAATGGACTCCCGGAACCGAAGTGATCTTCGAGCGCAACGAGCAATGGCTGGGCGGCGCGCTTCCGAAGGTTCGTCGCATCATCTGGCGCATGGTTCCGTCAGCAGGCAACCGGCGCGCGCTTCTGGAGCGCGGCGACGCCGACATTTCCTATGATCTGCCAAACAAGGATTTCGCGGAGCTTAGATCAAGCGCCAGGCTCTCGATCATCTCGACGCCCTATTCGAACGGCGTCCAGTATATCGGCATGAATGTGAACAAGCCGCCCTTCGACAATCCGAAGGTGCGGCAGGCGGTGGCTTATGCGCTGCCCTATCAGAAGATCATGGATGCCGCTTTGTTCGGGCTGGCGGCGCCGATGTATGGCGCGCCCCTCGATCGCGCCACCGCAATCGCCTGGCCGCAGCCGCACCATTACAGCACCGACATCGCCAAAGCGAAGCAATTGCTCGCTGAAGCCGGCTACCCCAACGGCTTCGACACCACGCTGTCATTTGATCTCGGCTTCGCCATCGTCAACGAGCCGATCTGCGTGCTGGCGCAGGAGAGTCTCGCTCAGATCGGCATCAGAACCACGATCAACAAAATTCCCGGCGCGAACTGGCGCACCGAGCTCAACAAGAAAGAGATGCCGCTCTTCACCAACGTCTTTTCGGGCTGGCTCGACTATCCCGAATATTTCTTCTTCTGGTGCTATGACGGCCAGAATTCGGTCTTCAACACGTCGGGCTACAAGAGCTCGGCGATGGACGGATTCATCGCGGGCGCCCGCGCCGCCGCGGCGAGCGGCGACAAGGCCGCCTATGAGCGCGATGTGAAGGGCTTCGTCGATCTGGCGTTCGCTGACATCCCGCGGGTGCCGCTGTTCCAGCCCTACGTCAACATCGCCATGCAGAAGAATGTCGATGGCTACCAGTATTGGTTCCATCGTCGCCTTGACTACCGGGCTCTGACCAAGAGCTGACCGTCGCCCGACTTGGCGCGACTCCTGCTTATTTGCTTCCGCGGCCGGGCCGCGGGAAGGCCGCGCATCGCGCGGAACGGAGGGAATTTGATGGTTGATCGTCGCACGCTGGTCGGCGCAGCGCTGTCGGCGCCGTTTGTCACCCGGGCCGCGGCCCAGGCGCCGGCGCGCAACGAAACGCTGCTGCTCGTGCAGGAATATGGCCCGAACAGCCTGGATATGCAGGGCATCGGATCATCCCAGCCCGTGAACGGCGTCGCGCTGAACTGCTATGACCGGCTGATCCGCTTCAAGCCCACGCCGCTTCCTGATGGCGGCGGCGGCGCGTTCAACATGACCGACTTCGAGCCCGAGCTGGCCGAAAGCTGGCAGGTCGCGTCGGACGGCATGAGCGTCACCTTCAAGTTGAAGGACGCGGCCTTTCACTCGGGCCGCGCCGTGACGGCGAAAGACGTCAAATGGTCGCTCGCACGCGCCCTCGCCATTGGCGGCTTCGCCAAGACCCAGATGAACGCCGGCTCGCTCGAA
This sequence is a window from Terrirubrum flagellatum. Protein-coding genes within it:
- a CDS encoding enoyl-CoA hydratase/isomerase family protein; translated protein: MLSRRERLLTVTMNRPGVLNAFGKVMHIELIEALRFAMSDPDSDVIVLTGAGRAFSAGGDLERMEEFQADPREFDREAADAKRLVFTLLDIEKPVIARINGPAVGLGATVALLCDVTFIADDAKIGDPHVKVGLVAGDGGAVIWPQLIGFPRAKEYLMTGTLLTGAKAAEIGLVNYAVPHSELDAHVDAFCEKLLRGATNAIRWTKTTINLELKRIANALMDPGIAYEAITVRSDEHRNAVKAMKENLKKQD
- a CDS encoding acyl-CoA dehydrogenase family protein; this encodes MDFDWTEEDRAYRARIREFLKKELPSDWDEISRHGPGSREQTEFSLQFCPKLAEAGLLVPHWPQEWGGGDRPTWEHFILGEELWAAGEPRGAQYMNVNWIGPTLMRFGTEEQKRRFIPEMVAGKAIWCQGFSEPNAGSDLASLRTRAERDGDDYVINGTKIWTSYAAMAEHCFLLARAGAGQGKAGIAIFIVPMSTPGIEVRSIPSLIGHGDIHETFFTDVRVPAAARLGEEGEAWSIINYSLANERVGIPRYELSTRVLNDMVSELKQRGDFSDPVVQARAGSAAAACEAARMLVYRTVDMKARGDIVGAEASMARVAVIEADHAVTDFGMEFLPDAFNGRSHPAFLAHHERAIVTGIAAGAAEIQLGLIARHWLDLPKGVH
- a CDS encoding acyl-CoA dehydrogenase family protein, producing MRLHPNDDQAMFLSALDQMMQGKSAAWRTSPQWDRYEWSDAFDRELEESGFLDCAIEETLGPVAAAEMTFRLATLPIAVEAAASALLRPKFAADLPRPLAIIESDHAQAIRFLPVARSVLSLGGDSIMSALIEPHAVASVESLYAFPMGVLKKALDWRPLNADPEAVRAQWRVALAAELAGALKGALASVVSHVRERHQFGRPLGSFQAIQHRLAGAATKVEASYWLTLKAAQSGDSIDAALALGYAQDASTKVVYDLHQFMGAMGLTLEHPLHRWTYRARLLRSSLRGSINNLRTVAVERWRAA
- a CDS encoding SDR family oxidoreductase, whose amino-acid sequence is MSTLVLTGSAGGMGRAIVASMKEAGYRVIGVDRPASRRDDQRPQPDRFIGADLADIAQVRRVIDDLASEERIDCLVNCAGLYEKKKVFELTLDDFDRAMTVNLRAPFLLSQQLGRRMADSGGGVIVNIASINGKLGSPIIPYGTSKAGMIGLTRSLAKTMAPYKIRVNAIAPGTIRTPMAADVDQVQMERQMYSIAMDRLGEPGEIASVVRFLASDAASYMTGSIVDVAGGWMS
- a CDS encoding ABC transporter substrate-binding protein; translated protein: MQKNRREFIGGALGIAALSNFPMPAIGQSRPIRIGCITSLGGVYAQFGENHVRGMQMAAATINAAGGIRGRNIEIVVRDDALKPDTAVAAARELAADGIRIFSGGLVSGAVLALNGVMSELDSIFISAAAHGNNLTHQDFVRNYFRVTDYSAQRVGAGSHLMAQKYPTARIWGSIAPDAEIGRSVMEVCNFRLPEAYKKLHNAEIKMTETIWVKFGATSYRNEIARLASMGIDGLIVGVGGADESTFLQQAGQLGLTSQLKGFYTSGSEFLGAIALKNRTPANYWSGFHWYYGAYPDNPITKSVVETFRAKGYGQHPDGFVGMAHSAVLAVEAAMKKGAGEASKELIPALEGLTFDSVKGPITLRKEDHQAICDVNYAQLGPANNADGWEVVSFARVDGKDFAGPPTPGVALKFG